One region of Triticum aestivum cultivar Chinese Spring chromosome 6B, IWGSC CS RefSeq v2.1, whole genome shotgun sequence genomic DNA includes:
- the LOC123134004 gene encoding uncharacterized protein, translating into MVRRAPGAELGSASDPDASPPEEQGACVGQAADPHPPAERDFYYELFQELSPSVVTVTCDRRSQTQYGTGFILMSENHNYTVVYTSNSWVISFDGEPKTFQVHFDGNHKIVARQLNSSKEYLILVVPDALYRRSVTLSEEPVDHENIMTIGAVAGARLHENTSVINTLIGVLGSYEGDAITPSCTARDSGGIDVDGSERYFRVGASMMDHIVNLQNVDIKSYTAHQIESAPVFRLTTGEMVGIIYSAGDWGDVKMGLHSSVILSELKELFVIDPDDTEITTWQEGINQSVEELMNAGL; encoded by the exons ATGGTGCGCAGGGCACCAGGTGCAGAGCTTGGTTCAGCCTCAGATCCAGATGCTTCCCCTCCTGAAGAGCAGGGAGCATGTGTTGGTCAAGCCGCAGATCCTCACCCTCCAGCA GAGAGGGATTTTTATTATGAGCTGTTCCAAGAACTTTCCCCGTCTGTCGTGACCGTCACGTGTGACCGTAGAAGTCAGACACAATACGGGACTGGTTTTATTCTTATGTCTGAAAATCATAACTATACTGTGGTATATACTAGCAACTCATGGGTCATATCCTTCGACGGTGAACCAAAGACCTTCCAAGTCCATTTTGATGGAAACCACAAAATAGTAGCTAGACAGTTGAACTCCTCTAAGGAATACTTAATCTTGGTTGTTCCTGATGCACTATATCGCAGATCTGTCACACTTAGTGAAGAACCTGTTGACCATGAGAACATTATGACTATTGGTGCAGTCGCTGGCGCTAGATTACATGAGAATACTTCTGTGATCAATACACTGATAGGCGTACTTGGAAGCTATGAAGGAGATGCCATTACACCATCTTGCACAGCAAGAGATTCTGGAGGTATTGATGTGGATGGATCCGAAAGATATTTCCGAGTGGGAGCCTCCATGATGGATCATATTGTTAATTTGCAAAATGTTGACATTAAGAGTTATACCGCACATCAGATTGAATCAGCTCCGGTGTTCCGTTTAACCACGGGTGAAATGGTTGGGATAATATACTCGGCAGGTGATTGGGGTGATGTTAAAATGGGACTACACAGTAGCGTGATACTATCTGAGCTAAAAGAATTGTTTGTAATCGACCCTGATGACACTGAAATTACCACTTGGCAG GAGGGTATCAACCAGTCGGTGGAAGAGTTAATGAATGCTGGTCTCTAA